In one window of Gossypium hirsutum isolate 1008001.06 chromosome A01, Gossypium_hirsutum_v2.1, whole genome shotgun sequence DNA:
- the LOC121202985 gene encoding uncharacterized protein, with translation MRLRGRRTKHINFPFRESAQTPPTKQNSAVSTPLFKNKDFFLCFIFNPQSKKTKKKASMLSSPPLKSSQAFSFPVKSRSLSHRRWSRRHRRWPPHMVAGSSKVSISSLLLARYGGARHAGMVLAEAWGVVADMVVTKDGASVRGKWGVVAKVSCCLFLFFFYYVGLVEYWAGGIWAMGFGLLGLNFGFVVFYFIWTMGPANLGFYSCPSLLVFV, from the exons ATGAGGTTGCGAGGGAGGAGGACTAAACACATAAATTTCCCTTTTAGGGAAAGTGCACAGACCCCACCCACCAAACAAAATAGTGCCGTTTCAACACCATTAtttaaaaacaaagatttttttttgtgtttcattTTCAACCCCCaatctaaaaaaacaaaaaaaaaagcttccATGCTCTCTTCCCCTCCCTTAAAATCCTCTCAAGCCTTTTCTTTTCCGGTGAAATCCCGGTCACTGAGCCACCGCCGTTGGTCGCGCCGCCACCGTCGCTGGCCACCGCACATGGTGGCCGGAAGTTCAAAag TTTCTATCTCTTCATTGCTGCTTGCAAGGTATGGAGGTGCCAGGCATGCGGGGATGGTGTTGGCAGAAGCATGGGGCGTGGTAGCCGACATGGTGGTGACCAAAGATGGTGCTAGTGTCAGAGGAAAGTGGGGTGTGGTAGCCAAGGTTTCTTGTTGtctgtttctcttttttttttattatgttggGCTAGTTGAGTATTGGGCTGGTGGTATTTGGGCTATGGGATTTGGTTTATTGGGATTAAATTTTGGGTTTGttgtattttatttcatttggaCAATGGGCCcagcaaatttgggcttctacagctgcccctctttgctcgttttcgtgtaa